The following coding sequences are from one Comamonas koreensis window:
- a CDS encoding RtcB family protein: protein MSQYNEMQVPNGVPVKMWTNGVPVEAEAQNQLANISRLPVVFKHVAVMPDVHLGIGATIGSVVPTLKAIIPAAVGVDLGCGMMACKTTLTASDLPDNLAPIRAAIERAVPVGMTPKRYGRDKGSWETPPEETDAAWTGLVKEFDEICEAHPRMKNTNNYKHLGTLGSGNHFIEVCLDENQAVWIMLHSGSRGVGNAIGTHFIELAKKDAELHQRNLPDKDLAYFEEGAAYFGDYVKAVGWAQKFARANREVMMVRVIHALKKVISKPFETHLEAVNCHHNYVQRETHFGQEVFVTRKGAVSARQGELGIIPGSMGVKSFIVRGKGNPESFNSCSHGAGRTMSRTKAKKLFTVEDQMRATEGVECRKDAEVIDEIPMAYKDIDAVMAAQSDLVEVVYTLKQVVCVKG from the coding sequence ATGTCGCAATACAACGAAATGCAAGTGCCTAATGGCGTGCCCGTGAAGATGTGGACCAATGGCGTGCCGGTCGAGGCCGAAGCGCAGAACCAGCTGGCCAATATCTCGCGCCTGCCGGTGGTGTTCAAGCACGTGGCGGTGATGCCTGATGTCCACTTGGGGATTGGTGCCACCATCGGCTCGGTGGTGCCTACGCTCAAGGCCATCATCCCGGCGGCGGTGGGGGTGGACCTGGGTTGCGGAATGATGGCCTGCAAGACCACGTTGACGGCCAGCGATCTGCCCGACAACCTGGCGCCGATCCGCGCTGCGATCGAGCGGGCAGTGCCGGTGGGGATGACGCCCAAGCGCTATGGCCGCGACAAGGGAAGCTGGGAGACGCCGCCTGAGGAAACCGATGCCGCCTGGACGGGCCTGGTCAAGGAGTTCGACGAGATCTGCGAAGCGCACCCGCGCATGAAGAACACCAACAACTACAAGCACCTGGGAACCCTGGGGTCCGGTAACCACTTCATCGAAGTCTGCCTGGACGAGAACCAAGCCGTGTGGATCATGCTGCATTCGGGCTCGCGCGGGGTGGGAAACGCCATTGGCACCCACTTCATCGAGCTGGCCAAGAAGGATGCCGAGCTGCACCAGCGCAACCTGCCCGATAAGGACCTGGCCTACTTTGAAGAAGGCGCCGCCTACTTTGGCGACTATGTCAAAGCGGTGGGTTGGGCGCAGAAGTTTGCGCGTGCCAACCGCGAGGTGATGATGGTTCGCGTGATCCATGCCTTGAAGAAGGTGATCAGCAAACCGTTCGAGACGCACCTGGAAGCGGTGAACTGCCACCACAACTATGTGCAACGCGAGACGCACTTTGGCCAGGAGGTGTTTGTGACCCGCAAGGGCGCGGTGAGCGCACGCCAGGGTGAGCTGGGCATCATCCCGGGAAGCATGGGGGTCAAGAGCTTTATCGTGCGCGGTAAAGGCAACCCCGAGAGCTTCAACAGCTGCAGCCACGGTGCCGGTCGCACGATGAGCCGGACCAAGGCCAAGAAGCTGTTCACCGTCGAGGACCAGATGCGCGCCACCGAAGGCGTGGAATGCCGCAAGGACGCCGAGGTGATCGACGAGATCCCCATGGCCTACAAGGATATCGACGCGGTGATGGCGGCGCAAAGCGACCTGGTGGAGGTGGTGTACACGCTCAAGCAGGTGGTGTGTGTGAAGGGGTAA
- a CDS encoding vWA domain-containing protein, whose amino-acid sequence MVNLQLFQTYKGSQLATADATNQSGMAAYAFGPQHQLAQMALTGCLGQTFYASPQDQLSQLMDVLAKVEAPFIAKTAIYARERGYMKDMPATLAAVLAVRDVELLAQIFPRVVDNGKMLRNFVQILRSGVLGRKSLGTRPKKLVQQWLLTATEKQLLNAAIGNQPSLADVVKMVHPKPQEAWRAAWFAWLIGKSYDEASLPPITLAFERFKRAVAQGQMPEQVPEVPFQMLTALGLGAQQWAQIASQGSWQMLRQNLNTLARHGVFELPGMAERVAAKLQDAAAVAKARAMPYQLLAAYQAAGQQVPAAVAEALQDAMELATANVPQFAGRVAVCPDVSGSMHSSVTGYRAGATSAVRCIDVAGLMAAAVLRKNREARVLPFECKVVPLSLNGRDSVMTNASRLAAVGGGGTNCSAPLKLLADEKAAVDLVILVSDNESWVDGKRSGATETMQQWARIKQRNPAAKLVCIDIQPYATTQAQERADILNIGGFSDAVFDVVARFAEGKLGAAHWVGEIEQIVLPAQ is encoded by the coding sequence ATGGTCAACCTGCAACTGTTTCAAACCTACAAGGGCTCCCAGCTGGCAACGGCGGATGCCACCAACCAATCGGGTATGGCGGCCTATGCATTTGGCCCGCAGCACCAGCTGGCGCAAATGGCGCTGACCGGTTGCCTGGGCCAGACTTTTTATGCCAGCCCGCAGGACCAGCTCTCGCAACTGATGGACGTGCTGGCCAAGGTCGAAGCGCCTTTTATTGCCAAGACGGCCATCTATGCCCGTGAGCGTGGCTATATGAAGGACATGCCTGCCACCTTGGCGGCGGTGCTGGCCGTGCGTGATGTCGAGCTGCTGGCACAGATCTTTCCCCGCGTGGTGGACAACGGCAAGATGCTGCGCAATTTTGTGCAAATCCTGCGCAGCGGAGTGCTGGGGCGCAAGTCGCTCGGCACCCGGCCCAAGAAGCTGGTGCAGCAGTGGTTGCTGACGGCGACGGAAAAGCAGTTGCTCAACGCCGCCATCGGTAACCAGCCCTCGCTCGCCGATGTGGTCAAGATGGTGCACCCCAAGCCCCAGGAGGCCTGGCGCGCCGCTTGGTTTGCCTGGCTGATTGGCAAGTCGTATGACGAAGCCAGCCTGCCACCCATCACCTTGGCGTTCGAGCGCTTCAAGCGTGCCGTGGCCCAGGGCCAGATGCCCGAGCAGGTGCCGGAGGTGCCGTTCCAGATGCTGACCGCGCTGGGCCTGGGTGCGCAGCAATGGGCGCAGATTGCAAGCCAGGGTTCGTGGCAGATGCTGCGGCAGAACCTGAACACCTTGGCACGCCATGGTGTGTTCGAGCTGCCTGGTATGGCTGAGCGCGTGGCCGCCAAGCTGCAGGATGCGGCAGCCGTGGCCAAGGCCCGTGCCATGCCTTACCAGCTGCTGGCGGCCTACCAGGCTGCGGGCCAGCAGGTGCCGGCTGCCGTGGCAGAGGCGCTGCAGGATGCGATGGAGCTGGCAACGGCCAACGTGCCGCAATTTGCGGGCCGGGTCGCCGTCTGCCCTGATGTCTCTGGTTCCATGCACTCGTCGGTGACGGGTTACCGGGCCGGTGCCACCAGCGCGGTGCGCTGCATCGATGTGGCTGGCCTGATGGCGGCTGCCGTGCTGCGCAAGAACCGCGAGGCGCGCGTGCTTCCCTTTGAATGCAAGGTGGTGCCGCTGTCGCTCAACGGCCGTGATTCGGTGATGACCAATGCCAGCCGCCTGGCGGCTGTGGGCGGAGGCGGTACGAATTGCAGTGCGCCGCTCAAGCTGCTGGCCGATGAAAAGGCGGCCGTGGACCTGGTGATCCTGGTCTCGGACAACGAGTCCTGGGTGGATGGCAAGCGCTCGGGTGCGACGGAGACGATGCAGCAATGGGCGCGCATCAAGCAACGCAACCCCGCTGCCAAGCTGGTGTGTATTGACATCCAGCCGTATGCGACGACGCAGGCGCAGGAGCGTGCCGATATCTTGAATATCGGTGGTTTCAGCGATGCGGTATTTGATGTGGTGGCCCGTTTTGCCGAAGGCAAGCTGGGTGCCGCACATTGGGTGGGCGAGATCGAGCAGATCGTGCTGCCCGCCCAGTAA
- a CDS encoding YkgJ family cysteine cluster protein codes for MSHPCLSCGACCASFRVDFSVHECDSNGGRVPSGLAEEVNDTTSRMRGTDYARPRCAALTGTIGQQAACGIYEWRPSPCREFAAGSEACNKARLRHGMPALEGGLY; via the coding sequence ATGTCCCATCCCTGCCTCAGTTGCGGCGCCTGCTGCGCCAGCTTTCGCGTTGATTTTTCGGTCCATGAATGCGACAGCAACGGGGGGCGTGTGCCCTCGGGCCTGGCCGAAGAGGTCAACGACACCACCAGCCGCATGCGCGGCACCGACTATGCCCGCCCGCGCTGCGCGGCCTTGACCGGCACCATCGGCCAGCAAGCCGCCTGCGGCATTTATGAATGGCGCCCCTCGCCCTGCCGGGAGTTTGCCGCCGGCAGCGAGGCCTGCAACAAGGCACGCCTGCGCCATGGTATGCCGGCGCTGGAAGGCGGGCTGTACTAG
- a CDS encoding amino acid permease, which translates to MSPFESIARRERGLLQQLTAAQMTMIAIGGAIGTGLFMGSAFAIGFAGPSVLISYAIGALIGLLLMGCLAEMTVAHPTSGSFGAYAEHYLSPLAGFVVRYAYWAAVVLAVGMEVTAVGKYMKYWFPEVEQWVWVALFSVVLAAVNATSVKAFGQMEYVFSMVKVVAIVAFILIGAYVVFGSRPEGVGFSNYTADRGFFPNGWWGTWVGVIIAIFSYLSLESIAIAAGEAQNPRQAVTSAFKTTVLRLVLFYLLSLALMLAIVPWSHASTDKSPFVKVMEIVGIPGAASVLNFVVLVASLSAMNAQLYVTSRMMFSLSRGGYAPAALGKVNSRGVPMGAIAISCLGMAVAMVLNVLKPEESLTLMMSISMFGAMFAWFMVFVTHLFFRRRWQREHPGERLQFRMWGFPVLTLLGAVLMLAVIITTYFTDVFHMTTLIGVPMLLVMTAVYLIWYRKR; encoded by the coding sequence GTGTCCCCTTTTGAATCGATTGCCCGCCGCGAACGCGGGCTGCTGCAGCAACTCACTGCAGCCCAAATGACGATGATCGCCATTGGCGGCGCCATCGGCACCGGCCTCTTCATGGGCAGCGCTTTTGCCATCGGCTTTGCCGGGCCCAGCGTGCTCATCAGCTACGCCATCGGCGCGCTCATTGGCCTCTTGCTGATGGGGTGCCTCGCCGAGATGACCGTCGCGCACCCGACCAGCGGCTCGTTTGGCGCCTATGCCGAGCACTACCTCAGCCCGCTGGCCGGCTTTGTGGTGCGCTATGCCTACTGGGCGGCCGTGGTGCTGGCGGTGGGCATGGAGGTCACCGCGGTTGGCAAGTACATGAAGTACTGGTTCCCCGAGGTGGAGCAATGGGTCTGGGTGGCGCTGTTCTCGGTCGTGCTGGCGGCCGTCAATGCCACCAGCGTCAAGGCCTTTGGGCAGATGGAGTATGTGTTCTCCATGGTCAAGGTCGTGGCCATCGTGGCCTTTATCCTGATCGGCGCCTATGTGGTGTTCGGCTCGCGGCCCGAAGGTGTGGGTTTTTCCAACTACACCGCGGACCGGGGCTTTTTCCCCAATGGCTGGTGGGGCACCTGGGTGGGGGTGATCATCGCCATCTTCAGCTACCTCAGCCTGGAGTCGATCGCGATTGCCGCCGGTGAGGCGCAGAACCCGCGCCAGGCGGTGACCTCGGCGTTCAAGACCACGGTGCTGCGCCTGGTGCTGTTCTACCTGCTGTCGCTGGCTTTGATGCTGGCCATCGTGCCCTGGAGCCATGCCAGCACCGACAAGAGCCCCTTCGTCAAGGTGATGGAGATCGTCGGCATTCCCGGCGCGGCGAGCGTGCTCAATTTTGTGGTGCTCGTCGCCAGCCTCTCGGCAATGAATGCGCAGCTCTATGTCACCTCGCGCATGATGTTCAGCCTCTCGCGCGGCGGCTATGCGCCGGCGGCGCTGGGCAAGGTCAACAGCCGGGGCGTGCCGATGGGCGCAATTGCGATCTCCTGCCTGGGCATGGCGGTCGCCATGGTGCTCAACGTGCTCAAGCCCGAGGAGTCGCTCACCCTGATGATGTCGATCTCGATGTTCGGCGCCATGTTTGCCTGGTTCATGGTGTTTGTCACCCACCTCTTCTTCCGCCGCCGCTGGCAGCGCGAGCATCCGGGCGAGCGCCTGCAGTTCCGCATGTGGGGCTTTCCGGTGCTAACCCTGCTGGGCGCGGTGCTGATGCTGGCCGTCATCATCACCACGTATTTCACCGATGTGTTCCACATGACCACCTTGATCGGCGTGCCCATGCTGCTGGTAATGACCGCCGTCTACCTAATCTGGTACCGCAAGCGCTGA
- the proX gene encoding glycine betaine/L-proline ABC transporter substrate-binding protein ProX has protein sequence MTDKNRFNRPIHLACAAAISLMAWGPFAQAQDLPGKGKDVLPLLGTVDEEMFQTLIVSRALEKLGYTVKDPKGLENGTEHVVVGQGDATFMANHWIPLHQEFYERNGGAKVFYREGMFSTNAAQGYLIDKATAEKYKITDIMQLKDPKIARLFDTDGDGKADLTGCNPGWGCELAINKHLKGLGLEGSVTHRQGNYAALIADTIARYQSGKPVLYYVWTPYWVNGVLKPGQDVVWLQVPNIPNAKGDDDTRLPNGKNYGFKVNNQYILANKKWTDANPAAAKLFATMQVPIEDITAQNLLMRNGENKTADIQRHVDSWIKNNQAKFDGWIKQALAAK, from the coding sequence ATGACTGATAAAAACCGCTTCAATCGCCCCATCCACCTGGCCTGCGCCGCCGCCATCTCCTTGATGGCCTGGGGGCCCTTCGCCCAGGCGCAAGACCTGCCCGGCAAGGGCAAGGATGTGCTGCCGCTGCTGGGCACCGTGGATGAAGAGATGTTCCAGACCCTGATCGTCTCGCGCGCGCTGGAAAAGCTGGGCTACACCGTCAAGGACCCCAAGGGGCTGGAGAACGGCACCGAGCACGTGGTGGTCGGCCAGGGCGATGCCACCTTTATGGCCAACCACTGGATTCCGCTGCACCAGGAGTTTTATGAGCGCAATGGCGGCGCCAAGGTCTTCTACCGTGAGGGCATGTTCTCGACCAATGCAGCCCAGGGCTACCTGATCGACAAAGCCACGGCCGAGAAGTACAAGATCACCGACATCATGCAGCTCAAGGACCCCAAGATCGCCAGGCTGTTTGACACCGATGGCGATGGCAAGGCCGATCTGACCGGCTGCAACCCCGGTTGGGGCTGCGAGCTGGCGATCAACAAGCACCTCAAGGGCCTGGGCCTGGAAGGCAGCGTGACCCACCGCCAGGGCAACTATGCGGCGCTGATTGCCGACACCATCGCCCGCTACCAATCGGGCAAGCCGGTGCTCTACTATGTCTGGACCCCCTACTGGGTCAACGGCGTGCTCAAGCCCGGCCAGGATGTCGTCTGGCTGCAGGTGCCCAATATCCCCAATGCCAAGGGCGATGACGACACCCGCCTGCCCAACGGCAAGAACTATGGCTTCAAAGTGAACAACCAGTACATCCTCGCGAACAAAAAATGGACCGACGCCAACCCGGCCGCCGCCAAGCTGTTTGCCACCATGCAGGTGCCCATTGAAGACATCACCGCCCAGAACCTGCTGATGCGCAACGGCGAAAACAAGACTGCCGATATCCAGCGCCATGTGGACAGCTGGATCAAGAACAACCAGGCCAAGTTTGATGGCTGGATCAAGCAAGCGCTGGCCGCCAAATAA
- a CDS encoding zinc-ribbon domain containing protein, whose amino-acid sequence MKSNKQRRHEIKQRRWARMEAQREAALRPAMPHGALAADVQRLELIHGAPFWLPGYYVDISYRCCDCGAACVWTAQDQKWWYEQVQGSLYASASRCKDCRARHRAWRQSHCDAAEMAALRALWRARPDASARARVYAALQSKAPDLRSLAAQALAWWWVQFGDKPAHAQLEALSLERSWAPRIDRILRRQVELRPGVHRVCRVVAYPRVTMGAALSGH is encoded by the coding sequence ATGAAGAGCAATAAGCAACGTCGACACGAGATCAAGCAGCGCCGTTGGGCGCGCATGGAGGCGCAGCGTGAAGCAGCGTTACGCCCAGCCATGCCGCATGGCGCCTTGGCTGCTGATGTGCAGCGCCTTGAACTGATCCACGGCGCGCCTTTTTGGCTCCCCGGTTACTACGTCGATATCAGCTACCGCTGCTGTGATTGCGGCGCCGCCTGTGTCTGGACCGCGCAGGACCAGAAATGGTGGTACGAGCAAGTGCAAGGCAGCCTGTATGCCAGTGCCAGCCGCTGCAAGGACTGCCGTGCGCGGCACCGCGCCTGGCGCCAAAGCCATTGCGATGCGGCCGAGATGGCAGCCTTGCGTGCGCTATGGCGTGCCCGCCCCGATGCGTCTGCCCGTGCCCGTGTGTATGCCGCCTTGCAGTCCAAGGCGCCGGATCTGCGCAGCCTGGCAGCGCAGGCCCTCGCCTGGTGGTGGGTGCAGTTTGGTGACAAGCCCGCGCATGCGCAGCTGGAGGCGCTGAGCCTGGAGCGCAGCTGGGCGCCGCGTATCGACCGCATCTTGCGGCGCCAGGTAGAGCTGCGTCCCGGTGTGCATCGCGTCTGCCGAGTAGTGGCCTATCCCCGCGTGACCATGGGCGCTGCGCTGTCCGGTCACTGA
- the rtcA gene encoding RNA 3'-terminal phosphate cyclase produces MQIASQSIEKGLVEIDGSQGEGGGQMLRTALALSVITQRPLAMHSIRARRSKPGLMRQHLACVQAAQTISDAQLSPIAAGVTELQFAPVTLKAGDYRFPISGAGSAMLVLQTVLPALLMADGASTVQLAGGTHNPLAPNFHFIERAYAPLVARMGAGLDMRLRRFGFYPAGGGEALACISPAAQGLQPFDLLARGMLQHVSVEAVCAAVPRGVAMREFDELARLTGWDRRAMELLPVDQEEGPGNLLQATLRYDHVTELFWCLGAHGVSSEAVARKLCQDLRDYQKKPDAAVCAYLADQLLLLQALAVWQSGQPAAFSCSEASAHLYSNMAVIAQFLPLRMSIETASAPVVRIAPL; encoded by the coding sequence ATGCAAATCGCAAGCCAATCCATAGAAAAGGGCCTGGTCGAGATCGACGGCTCGCAAGGCGAGGGCGGTGGCCAGATGCTGCGCACGGCGCTGGCGCTGTCGGTCATCACGCAAAGGCCGCTGGCGATGCACAGCATCCGGGCCAGGCGCTCCAAGCCGGGGCTGATGCGCCAGCACCTGGCCTGTGTGCAGGCCGCGCAGACCATCAGCGATGCGCAGCTGTCGCCCATCGCTGCGGGCGTGACGGAGCTGCAGTTTGCGCCGGTGACGCTCAAGGCCGGGGACTACCGCTTCCCGATCTCGGGCGCGGGCAGCGCCATGCTGGTGCTGCAGACGGTGCTGCCGGCGCTGCTGATGGCCGATGGCGCGAGCACGGTGCAGCTGGCGGGCGGCACGCACAACCCGCTGGCGCCCAATTTCCACTTCATTGAACGCGCCTATGCGCCCTTGGTGGCGCGCATGGGGGCAGGCCTGGATATGCGGCTGCGCCGCTTTGGTTTTTACCCGGCGGGTGGTGGCGAGGCGCTGGCCTGCATCAGCCCGGCAGCGCAGGGTTTGCAGCCTTTTGACCTGCTGGCGCGCGGCATGCTGCAGCATGTGTCGGTGGAGGCGGTCTGCGCGGCCGTGCCGCGCGGCGTTGCGATGCGCGAGTTTGATGAGCTGGCGCGGCTGACCGGTTGGGACCGGCGCGCGATGGAGCTGCTGCCGGTGGACCAGGAGGAAGGCCCGGGCAATCTGCTGCAGGCCACCTTGCGCTATGACCATGTCACCGAGCTGTTCTGGTGCCTGGGCGCGCATGGCGTCTCGTCCGAAGCGGTGGCGCGCAAGCTCTGCCAGGACCTGCGCGATTACCAGAAAAAGCCCGATGCTGCCGTTTGTGCCTACCTGGCCGACCAGCTCTTGCTGCTGCAGGCGCTGGCCGTGTGGCAAAGCGGCCAGCCCGCTGCCTTTAGCTGCAGCGAGGCCAGCGCGCACCTGTACAGCAATATGGCGGTGATTGCGCAGTTTCTGCCGCTGCGCATGTCGATTGAAACAGCCAGTGCGCCCGTGGTGCGGATCGCTCCGCTCTAG
- the rtcR gene encoding RNA repair transcriptional activator RtcR, with product MKPITVIGFLGTQLDSGRGAGRWSKWRPSVAITQHEDMVVARMELLYTCAHVDLARLVQKDIATVSPETEVHLVELPIHDPWDFEEVYGALYDWTSSYHFDSDQAQYWLNITTGTHVAQICLFLLAESRTIPGVILQASPPKRQIDGAAGNYALIDLDLSRYDALATRHAQAQQDAVAFLKSHIPTRNPRFNQLIAEIEQVAGRSQAPMLLVGPTGAGKSFLARRMYELKKARHQLSGAFVEVNCATLRGDSAASTLFGHKKGAFTGAATERAGLLRTADQGLLFLDEIGELGADEQAMLLMAIEEKRFYPMGSDKEVSSDFQLIAGTNRDLRLEVSAGRFREDLFARINLWTYNLPGLAQRSEDIEPNIDHLLVQHAQQTHRTERFNAEARKRYLQFAQSPQALWSGNFRDLHASVTRLATLSTSGRITEDQVEAEIRRLQWLWQRPEAVASSVDGSAEVALEALLPGDAIEAMDLFDRMQLASVVRVCRSSGSLSEAGRQLFQASRAQRAVVNDADRLRKYLQKFGLSWDVVCGAR from the coding sequence ATGAAACCCATCACCGTCATCGGCTTTCTCGGCACCCAGCTCGACAGTGGCCGCGGCGCAGGCCGCTGGAGCAAATGGCGCCCCTCGGTGGCCATCACGCAGCATGAGGACATGGTGGTGGCCCGCATGGAGCTGCTCTACACGTGCGCGCATGTGGACCTGGCGCGGCTGGTGCAAAAGGACATCGCCACCGTGAGCCCCGAGACCGAAGTCCACCTGGTGGAGCTGCCGATCCACGACCCCTGGGACTTTGAAGAGGTCTATGGCGCGCTCTACGACTGGACCAGCAGCTACCACTTCGACAGCGACCAGGCCCAGTACTGGCTCAACATCACCACGGGCACCCATGTGGCGCAGATCTGCCTGTTTTTGCTGGCCGAATCGCGCACGATCCCCGGCGTGATCCTGCAGGCCTCGCCGCCCAAGCGGCAGATCGATGGCGCGGCGGGCAACTATGCGCTGATCGACCTGGACCTGTCGCGCTACGACGCGCTGGCCACCCGCCATGCGCAGGCCCAGCAGGATGCGGTGGCCTTTCTCAAAAGCCACATCCCCACCCGCAACCCGCGTTTCAACCAGCTGATCGCCGAGATCGAGCAGGTGGCAGGCCGCTCGCAGGCGCCCATGCTGCTGGTGGGGCCTACGGGCGCGGGCAAGTCCTTCCTGGCGCGCCGCATGTACGAGCTGAAAAAGGCACGCCACCAGCTCAGCGGCGCCTTTGTCGAAGTGAACTGCGCCACCTTGCGCGGCGACAGCGCCGCCAGCACCTTGTTCGGCCACAAGAAAGGGGCGTTCACCGGCGCTGCCACCGAGCGCGCCGGCCTGCTGCGCACCGCAGACCAGGGCCTGCTGTTTCTCGACGAAATCGGCGAGCTGGGCGCTGACGAGCAGGCCATGCTGCTGATGGCGATCGAGGAAAAGCGCTTTTATCCCATGGGCTCGGACAAGGAGGTGAGCAGCGACTTCCAGCTGATCGCAGGCACCAATCGCGACCTGCGCCTGGAGGTGAGCGCCGGCCGCTTTCGCGAAGACCTGTTTGCCCGCATCAACCTCTGGACCTACAACCTGCCCGGCCTGGCCCAGCGCAGCGAAGACATCGAGCCCAACATCGACCACCTGCTGGTGCAGCATGCCCAGCAAACCCACCGCACCGAGCGCTTCAACGCCGAGGCGCGCAAACGCTACCTGCAGTTCGCCCAGAGCCCGCAAGCGCTGTGGAGCGGCAATTTTCGCGATCTGCACGCGAGCGTGACGCGGCTGGCCACCTTGTCGACCAGTGGTCGTATCACCGAGGATCAGGTGGAGGCGGAGATTAGGCGCTTGCAGTGGCTGTGGCAGCGGCCGGAGGCTGTGGCCTCGTCTGTCGATGGTTCTGCTGAAGTAGCGCTGGAGGCCTTGTTGCCTGGCGATGCCATCGAGGCCATGGATTTGTTTGACCGGATGCAGTTGGCGTCAGTGGTGCGGGTGTGTCGTTCATCTGGCAGTTTGTCAGAAGCGGGGAGGCAGTTGTTTCAGGCTTCGCGGGCGCAGCGGGCGGTGGTCAATGATGCGGATCGGTTGCGCAAGTATTTGCAGAAGTTTGGGTTGAGTTGGGATGTGGTTTGTGGTGCTCGTTGA
- the proX gene encoding glycine betaine/L-proline ABC transporter substrate-binding protein ProX produces MTSTAHSWQAFAAPTRLVKSLLTTSLLAAGLAAAGHAMAQDLPGKDIKVQPLQSSIAEETFQTLLVNKAMQKLGYDVQPIREVEYATAHVAIGNGDATYMADHWDPLQADFYKNAGGADKLYREGEYSTSAVQGYLIDKKTADEHKITNIEQLKDPKIAKLFDTDGDGKADLTGCTPGWGCEGAIEHQLTAYKLRDTVTHVQGTYAALMADTIARYKSGKPILYYTWTPYWVSAELRPGRDVVWLQVPFTALPGNQADLKTALPNGKNYGFPLNTQKIVANKKFAEANPAAAKLFAIMKLPVADINAQNLAMKDGQNKPADIERHADGWIKAHQAEFDGWIKTALDAAKAQ; encoded by the coding sequence TGCTGGCCGCTGGCCTCGCCGCCGCCGGCCATGCGATGGCCCAGGACCTGCCCGGCAAGGACATCAAGGTCCAGCCGCTGCAAAGCTCGATCGCCGAAGAAACCTTCCAGACCCTGTTGGTCAACAAGGCCATGCAAAAGCTCGGCTATGACGTGCAGCCCATCCGCGAAGTGGAATATGCCACCGCCCACGTGGCGATCGGCAACGGCGACGCCACCTACATGGCCGACCACTGGGATCCGCTGCAGGCCGACTTCTACAAGAATGCCGGCGGCGCCGACAAGCTCTACCGCGAAGGCGAGTACTCGACCAGCGCCGTGCAGGGCTATCTGATCGACAAGAAGACCGCCGATGAGCACAAGATCACCAATATCGAGCAGCTCAAGGACCCCAAGATTGCCAAGCTGTTTGACACCGACGGGGACGGCAAGGCCGACCTGACCGGCTGCACCCCCGGCTGGGGCTGCGAAGGCGCAATCGAGCATCAGCTGACTGCCTACAAGCTGCGCGATACCGTCACCCATGTGCAAGGCACCTATGCCGCGCTGATGGCCGACACCATCGCCCGCTACAAGTCCGGCAAGCCCATCCTCTACTACACCTGGACGCCATACTGGGTCAGCGCCGAGCTGCGCCCTGGCCGTGATGTTGTCTGGCTGCAAGTGCCGTTCACCGCACTGCCCGGCAACCAGGCCGATCTGAAGACTGCGCTGCCCAACGGCAAGAACTACGGCTTCCCGCTCAACACCCAGAAGATCGTCGCCAACAAGAAGTTCGCCGAAGCCAACCCAGCGGCCGCCAAGCTGTTTGCAATCATGAAGCTGCCGGTCGCGGACATCAACGCGCAGAACCTGGCGATGAAGGACGGCCAGAACAAGCCTGCCGATATCGAGCGCCATGCCGACGGCTGGATCAAGGCCCACCAGGCCGAGTTTGACGGCTGGATCAAGACGGCGCTGGACGCCGCCAAGGCGCAATAA